The genomic region AATTCTTATTTCTAAAGTGGATTCAAATGCCCACAAACTGGGGCCTCCTGGGCCTCTCTGTCTGCACACCCTCTCCTGTCCACCAGGGGGCAGCAGCAAGGCCCAGGAGGTCCAGTGACTGGCTCTTTTGCTCTTCTTAGTCCTTTATACCTCTTGATCTCTGCAGCTGCCACTCAGAGCCCAGAGCCCAGAACAGCCCTTGAAGGATGGGGACTGGGAAGTGAGGGCACCCAGCCCTCTAAAATCCAAGCGACCCTTACATACAACTCCTTGCAAAATGTTTTTAACAGCCATCCCCTCCCCAatagaggaggaaagggaagtcCAAGCAggctaagtgacttgcccagggtcTCACAGCTGGGAATCTAAGTGACACTGGCTATGAAAACAATGACTGTTTCCAAGGTGAACTAGCTAAAGCCTCAGTGCCCTGCTACtgtctgcttttcttccttttaatggaTTTGGAAACTGAAAGCACACAGAACTGTCCCAAGACACACGGATGGGCTGGGCCAGCTGCGGGGGAGCAGGAGTGGCCCCCTTACCTGGATGTGCATCCTGGCACGGCGCAGAAGGCTCAGCGTGGTGTATCGGGCACAGTCAGCCCCCAGGGGCATCTGCTGCTTTAGCTGCTCCAGGCATCGCTTCAGCTGGGCCCTCCTGTGGGGGAAGGGGTCTGGAGGGCAGTGCCAATCCCACCTCACCAGCCAGAGGGTTGGCAGGGGAGGAAAGGCCAGAGAGAGGTAGTTCCTGGGTCTGGTGCTGTCAGGGCCAGGCTGGGACTCACCTGCGTTTTTCCAGCTCATTGTGCACGGACCTGCCAAGGTCAGGGAGGATGAGGTGAGGGGCTGTCTGAATTTGACCCACACCCTCAGTCCCAGAAGTCCCTCAGATGTCTTCCTCCATCAAGCCCCCTGGGGGATCTTGTGAGGGCCTTGGAAACTACAGCCACCAGGTAGGGGCAAGAAGAATCAGAGACACACACAAGCAGAACAAGCAGAGTCAAATGTGGAGAAAGCCAAATACTGCAAGACACCTGCCCAGGCGTTGTGGGGGTCCAAAGGAAGTTCCCCTGCCAGCCAGGGAAGACAGGCTTCTCGGAGAGATGGCAGTTGAGCTGAGCACAAAATATGTTTCCCACAGAGAGCTGTGGAGGGAAAGGCATTCAAACTGGAGGGAAGAGCATATGCAAAAGGTTCAGGCACAGAGAAAAGCAAGAAGCCCATGGAGGAGGGGGAAGGTTTAGTGGATAGAGAGTGGATGGAGGGACCCAGAACTGTCTTGTTCACACTTCCTGGCGCGGCAAAGGCgctcaggaagtagtcctttaatgAACAGAAAGGTGTATATTTAGGAAGTGAGATGGTGGAAGGGGTCTCAATGTCCCCAAGAGCAGGGTACCTGGCCCAGAAGATGCAAACGATAAGGAGGACGTGAGCAGAGGAGGGGCCGATGAAGTAGAGCGCCCATCCCCCTCGACACCCCCCCTGCCCCCGGCTCTCCTCACCGCCCGCTGTCCAGCGCGCCGGGAACATGCAGGGGTCGCTTCCTCCTCCTATGGATGGGGCCAGGACTGCGGTGTGGGCACAGGGACGCATAACCATGCTCTGCCTCTACCAGAGAACCCCCGCCCGCGTCAGGCTGGGGCCGGAGCCAGTGCCCAATGCCAGCGGGGACCCCTGGCATGGTCAGGAAGGGTTTTTGGCTCCAGGACTATTACCCGAACTCCTCCCTGCCCAACTGCCCGCGCACTCCGCTTGGGTTGAGGGCGGCGGCGCCCTGCAACTACTGCCCTGGAGCCATGCATCGTTCAAGTTGAGGGCCAAGTCCAGTCCAGGCCGGTGTCAGCGACGCCACCGCCCGGAGTCCGACCCAGGGTTATTCACCTCTCTCGCGGCGCTCCAGGAACTCGGCCGCCTGCAGTAGAACTTGGATGTTGCTGGCCAGCGGGTCCATGTCTGCGACAGCTGGTGGCGGGCGGGCCTGGGTTGCTGGCCTGCGGCTGCACCACTTTTGTTACAATGTAACTGACACGGTGCAACAAACACAGGGGTCTGGCCCCGCCCCCGTTGTGCCCCGCCCGCGGACCGCCC from Castor canadensis chromosome 16, mCasCan1.hap1v2, whole genome shotgun sequence harbors:
- the Mxd3 gene encoding max dimerization protein 3, whose protein sequence is MDPLASNIQVLLQAAEFLERREREAEHGYASLCPHRSPGPIHRRRKRPLHVPGALDSGRSVHNELEKRRRAQLKRCLEQLKQQMPLGADCARYTTLSLLRRARMHIQKLEEQEQRARRLKEKLRSRQQNLQHQLERLRGQDTGERERLRADSLDSSGLSSERSDSDQEDLEVDVESLVFGGEAELLRGFSAGQEHSYSHSVGTWL